The segment TTCGATTGCCGCGGGCGGCTGGTAGTCCAGGGCCGAGTGGAGGCGGGTGGTGTTGTACCAGTGGACCCATTCGGCGGTGGCGATCTCGACGGCGTTGGTGCTCGTCCACGGTCCTTTCTTGTAGATCAGTTCGTGTTTGTACAGCGAGTTGAGGGCTTCGGCCATCGCGTTGTCGTAGGAGTCACCACGCGAGCCGACGGAGGCGATGGCGCCGGCCTCGTGGAGGGCCTGGGTGTAGCGGATGGCTCGGTATTGCACGCCGCGGTCGGAGTGGTGGATCAGTGCGGTGAGGTCCTGCCCGGCCCGCCGGCGCAGCCACAAGCCCATGGCGAGGGCGTCGATGGCGAGGTCGGCGAACATGCGGGTCGAGGTCTGCCAGCCGACGATCATCCGCGAGAATACGTCCAGCACGAACGCCACGTACACCCAGCCGACCTCGGTCCGCACGTAGGTGATGTCGGCAACCCACAACTGATTCGGCGCTTGCGCAGCGAACTGTCGGTCGACCAGATCCGCCGGGCGTTCAGTCTCGGGTGCAGGTCTGGTGGTGCGCGGGAACTTCCCGCGCACGATCCCCCGAATCCCCAGGTCAGCGCAGAGTCGTTCGATGGTGCACTTGGCCACGGTGATCCCTTCCAGGTGGAGGGCGGCGCGGATCTTGCGGCGTCCGTAGATGCCGCCGGAGGCCTCATAGACCCGCATGATCTGGGTTTTCAGGTACTCGTCGCGCACCGCCCGAGCCGAGGGCGCTCGGGTGCGGGCGGCGTAGTAGGTCGATGGCGCGATCGCACAGCCGGCCTCGGTCAGGGCGGTGCAGATCGCCTCAACGGGCCATCGATGTCGGTGCTGATCGATGAAGGCGACGATCAGCGGTGTGGCCGGTCGAGCTCGGCCGCGAAGAAAGCCGATGCCGTCTTCAAGATCTCGTTTGCCCGACGCAGCTCTCGAACTTCCTTCTCCAACAAGCGGATCCGCTCGATATCCGAGACCGTCTCGATCCCAGGCGTAGCGGCTTGGCCGTCTTCGACGCGGCGGACCCAGTTCCGCAGGGTTTCGGGGTTGATGTCGAGTTGCTTGGCGATCCGAGCCAACGCGCCCGGCGCGGTCTCGGGATCCTTCCGAGCATCGATGGCCATACGTGTGGCACGGTCGCGCAACTCGGGCGAGTACTTCGATGGGCGAGGCGTGAAACAAGTGTCCCTTCCGGTCAAACCTGTCTCCATCAAACCCGGGTCAATTCAGCGACTGGTCGACAAGTGGTGCGGCACCTTCCCTTCGGGTGCCGGAACATCACTGTCGGCAGCCGCCGACCACCTCGTCAGTCCCTGCGCCGTCGACCGCGGGGCACTACTGCTGAAATCAGGCCGTCTGCGCCTCTCCGAGGGAGAACCGGGCTGTCGCAGTTTGATTTACGAGGTTTGTCGGTAAATCTGCGTAGAATGTGGTCCTGACCTGCGATAATGGTGGTGTGGCGAAGGATTATCGGGCGGTCGACCGCGATCAGCAGTTTCTGTTGCCTCCGAGCATGCGGGAGTGGTTGCCGGCCGATGATCCGGTCTGGTTGGTGATCTCACTGGTCGACCGCCTGGACACCTCGGGGCTGCATGCGCTGCGTAAGACCGGTGGGGTCGGGCGCCGCGGCTACGACCCGGACATGCTGCTGACGCTGTTGATCTGGGGGTGGGCGCACGGGGAACGCTCGTCGCGGAAGCTGGAGCGCCTGTGCCATCGGGACATCGCCTTCCGCGTCATCTGCGGCGGCGATCCGCCTGATCACGCGACGGTCGCGCGGTTCCGGGCGCAGGCCTCACCGGTGATGCCGGCGTTGTTCACGCAGGTGCTGGCCGCGTGCGCTCAGCTCGGGATGGGCAAGGTCGGCGTGGTCGCCTTGGACGGGGTCAAGATCGCTTCGAACGCCTCGATGGCGAAGAACCGCACCGAGAAATCGTTGGTGAAGGCCCGCGAGGCAGAGGTGGCCGCCTTGCGGGAAAAGCTCAACAAAGCCGCGCGCGAGGCTGATGCCGAGCATGCGGCCAACGACGCCGACGACGATGACAACCAGTCCGTTCCCGACGAGCTGCTCAAATCTGATCGCCTCAAACGCATCGATGCAGCGTTGGAAAATGTTCGGGCATTGAACAAGGCAGCCGAGGACAAGCAGTCCACGCCCATTGATTTCGAGGCCCTCGAAGCCAAGCGGGCCGCCGAGGACGCCGAGCGGGCCGAGTTCGTGACGCAGTGGAAACAGGAGTGGACCAACGGTTCTCGACGTGTTGGGCCCCCGCCGATCGAGATGCGTATCGAAGTCGCTGAAGCCGGCGTGCAGAAGGCTCGTGATCGGCAGCAGGCCAAGATCGATCGGCATGCAGCCAGTGGGTTGGGGCGTCCGCCGTTGCCGGTCGAGGACACCAAGAAGGTCCGTGATGCCTACGATCGCCTCGCCAAAGCATGCGCGGAAACCCACGCCTGGCAGACCCGCCGGGATGCCGAACGGCAGAAGCAGCGCGAGTACAAACAGCGGATATTGACCAATCGGGCGACGAGTAGACCGCATCGCGCCAACACCGACAACCTCGGCAACATCACCGACCCGCAGTCGCGGCCGATGCCGTTGCGGGGCGGCGGCTGGGTGCAGGGCTACAACTGCCAGGCCGTCACCACCTCCGACGGCCTGATCATCGCCACCGGCGTCGGCGACGGCCCGATCGATGCGCCGACGTTCATTCCGATGATGGACAAGGCCGTCAAGGCCGTCGCGATCCTGACCGAACACCGGCCACCCGGGTATGAGGCCGGCCCTGCTCAGATCGGGACCCTGCTCGCCGATGCCGGGTACCTCGCCGAAGACAACCTCACCGCGGCCGGCCCCAAACGGTTGATCGCCACCGCGAAATCACACAAGCTCCCGCGCGACACCAGCGAGTTGAGTCCGCCTGCCAAGAATGCTCCGCCGATCGAGAAAATGACCTACGAGCTGGCCACGCAGGAGGGTCGAGCGCTGTACTCCCAGCGCAGTCACATCGCCGAAACACCGTTCGGGCAGGCCAAGCACAATCTCCGATTCCGGCGATTCACCAGTCGTGGAATCGATCGTGCCGCTTCCGAATTCGCATTCCACGCCTTGGTCAACAACATTCTCAAGGCCATCACCGGAGGGCACCTGGCCACTGCATGAGAGGCCAATGAAGGGACCGGCCACCTCCCGCCGACCGAGTATTCATTCGGCCAGCGGGAGGAGAGCGATCATCGATTTCGAAACTGCGACAGCCCGAAATTGCCGTCGGACAGCCGCAGTCGGCCTGATTTCAGCGATATCGACGGGTGGGCAATACAGCCCAGGCCGACGCCGACCGCGACGCACTCAGAAGTTCCGTCGGCGTTTGCTTTCGCTCAGGCGGGAGGGAGTTTCGGGGGGTTGGCGGCGAAGGCTTCGGGGTCGCCGCCGGCCTGGACGATGCCGACCAGGCTGCTCCAGACCATCATCGTCAGCTCGTCCGTCAGGGCCCGGGCCGTGCGGTCGGGAGAGGAGATCCACTCCTCGACGGCGCGGGTCGTCGCGCCGACCATCGCCGTCGCCCACGTCCGGGCACCCGACGTCTGTGCGCCGCGGGCCGCAAAACGGGTCTCCAGCGTCGACTCCAGAGCGCCCGCGAAGATCTTCTCCGCATCCGCGGCCACCGGACGGCTCGCCGACGGCCGCGCCATCGTGAACCGGTACACGTTCGGATCCGACGACACCGTCTCCACGTAGACGCTGATCGTCGCCTGCACCAGGCGGTAATCGCCGATGTCGCCCGACAAGGCCTCGATCAAGCGCGGCATGATCGTCGACTCCACATACGCCAGAGTCACCGCAGCAGCCAGATCGTTCTTGTCCGCGAAATACCGGTACAGCACCGTCTTCGACACCCCGATGTGGCGAGCGATGTCGTCCATCCCCGCCTCCGCGCCCAACGCGCGGACCGCCTCGATCGTGCCCGTCGTCAACTCCGCCCGACGCTCCTGCTTGTGCTTCTCCCAGCGCTGCTTTCGACCGTCAGACGTGACGGCCTCCACCGCGGGCGTCAGCACGCGCTGTTCGAGCTCACGAGTCAACGTCGCCGCCGCATTCACAGCGGCGCGCGCAGCACTCGTCGGTATCGGTGGGTTAGCCATCACCTAGCAACCCTAGTAGGCGGTGGGTAACACTGGACGAGTGTCGTCCACCTTCGATCAACGGTCACGGCTCGCAGCGGTGCCCTCGGTGCCCGCGGGACTCACCGAAAACGACGCGCAGCGGGCCCGTGACCTGCGGCGCATGAAGATCCTCGCCACCGGTCTGCTGCTCTGTGCCGCCGCCATCTACTTCGTCATGCGATGGCTCGAACACCGCGACGGCCAGGATGTCGCGGCTTGGGTCGGGTACGTCCGGGCCACCGCCGAAGCCGGAATGGTCGGTGCGCTCGCCGACTGGTTCGCCGTCACCGCCCTCTTCCGGCAGCCCCTCGGACTGCCCATCCCGCACACCGCGCTGATCCCGCGGAAGAAGGACCAGATCGGCGAACAGCTCGGCGGGTTCATCCAAGAGAACTTCATGACCCGGGACGTCATCGAAGGCCGCGTCCGTGCCCTCGACCTACCGCGGCGCGTGTCCACCTGGTTCGCCGACCCCGCCAACAAACCGCGCGTCAACGACGAGGTGTCCCGCGTCTTCAAACTCTGGTCCGAGATGCTGCGCGACGAAGACGTCGAACGCTTCATTCAAGCCGTCCTCAAGTGGGCGGCCGAACCCGTCTGGGCACCGCCTGCCGGTCGCATCCTCGAACAGCTCGTCGCCGAAGACCGCCTAGAACCCGTCATCCAACTGGCCTGCGACCGCGCCCACGACTGGGCGCTCGGCAGCTCCCTGCTCATCGATCGCGTCGTCGACCGCGACGGCCCCGCCTGGGCGCCGAAATTCGTCAACCACCTCGTCGGCGACAAGATCTACCGCGAACTCACCGAATTCACCTACAAGGTCCGCAGCGACCCCCGCCACGAACTCCGCATCGCGATGCACGACTTCATCGCCGACTTCGCCCAAGAGCTGCAGCACGACGACGCCACCATCGCCAAGTTCGAGGGCCTCAAAGACGAACTCCTCGGCCGCGACGAGATCACCGGCGCGGCATCCACCGCATGGCAGGCAGGCAAAGCCGTCATCGAGCAGATGCTCGACGACCCCGAGTCCACCCTCCGCACCTCACTGTCCGACGCCGTCGTCCAACTCGCCGAACGCATCCGCGACGACGAGCCGCTCCAAGCCAAGATGAACGGCTGGACGGTGCGCGCCGCACGACACGTCGCCGAGAACTACTCGCCCGAGATCATCTCGGTCATCACCGAGACCGTCCGCAGCTGGGACGCCGAGGAGACCAGCCGCAAGATCGAACTCCAAGTGGGCCGCGACCTGCAGTTCATCCGCATCAACGGCACCGTCGTCGGCTCCCTCGCCGGTTTGACGATCTACACCGTCTCCGTGCTGCTGTTCTCCTGACGGCGACACCGCCGACGAAAACAAGCACGTGCGCTTGCACTTGTTAGCGCTCGTCGCGGATACTGGACGAGGGAGGAAGGGACACATGACATCCGAGCAGAGCAATCAGGACGCCCCGCAGGACGGCGCGACCACGGTCGAGGCCGTGACCAACGCGGCGCAGGACATCGGCGAGTTCATCCGAACCCAACGACTGTCCGCCAAGGTGTCGCTGCGTCAGCTCGCCGAACGCGCCGGAGTCTCCAACCCGTACCTCTCGCAGATCGAACGAGGCCTGCGCAAGCCGTCGGCCGACGTCCTGTCCCAGATCGCCAAGGGACTGCGCGTGTCCGCCGAGGTCCTGTACGTCCGTGCGGGCATCCTCGAAGCCCGACCCGCCAGCCCGGTCCGCGACGCCCTCCTCGCCGACGGCTCCATCAGCGAACGCCAGAAGCAGATGCTGCTCGAGATCTACGACTCCTTCCGCCGCGAGAACGCCCAGGGCGACGACGGCGAACAGCAGACTCCCGCCGACGAGGCCGGCTCCGCTGTGAACGAGGTGAGCGACGTCCTCGGCACCGACTCGGCCACGTCGGCCCGTGATTAAGGTGGACTCGTGAGCACCGCAGTCTTCGTCCTGTACGCCCAGCACTACATCCTGCTGGCCATCACCGTGGTATCCGGGATCACGGGTGCCGTGGCGCTCGTGCACGCCGCAACCACCCGGGCCGACGCATTCACCGCGATCAGCGCCCAGACGAAGGGGATCTGGGTGGCGATCCTCGCCGTCTCGACCGTCCTCATCTGGGTGGTGCAGGCCACTCTCGGATTCGGCCTGATGTTCTTCCTCATCGCGATCACCGCGGTGCTGGTCTACGTCGTCGACGTCCGCGCGCGGATCGACGAGATCCTGGGACGCTCGTGGTTCCGGAAGAACGCGTAGAGACGCGGCCGACCCAGTGAGCGAATACCGCATCAACGACCTCGCCCAGGTGTCGGGCGTCAGCGTCCGCAACATCCGCGTCTACCAGGACCGCGGACTGCTCCCGCCGCCGACCATCCGCGGCCGCACCGGCTGGTACTCCGACGAACACCTGGTCCGCTTGAACTTGATCTCGCGGATGCTGGAGCGCGGCTACACCTTCGCGACCATCAGCGAACTACTGCATGCCGCGCACTACGGCATGAAGGTGGAGCACGTGCTGCGTGCCGCCCCGAAGGGCGGCCGGCTGCGCAACATCAAGCGCGCAGCAACGATCACCTTCACCGAATTGAAGAAGACCCTGGGCGCCGACGAGCGGGCCATCTCACTCAGCCAGAAGCTGGGACTGCTCACCAAAGACGGCACCCACTATGCAATCCGCAACCCGGAAGTGCTGGAAGGCGCCGAGGCGCTGGTCAAAGGCGGCATCGACATCGATGACCTCCTCGAACGATGGGTACGAGTCGAGTCGGATCTGACCGATGTCGCTCGCAGCTTCGTCTCCATCATCACCGGCCAGTACTTCGACGAGAATCTGCCGGACCTGGGGGAGGCGAAGCTCGCGAAGATCGCGGGCCTGATCCAGACCGTCCGGCCGATGGCCCACGAGATCGTCGAGACCACGTTCAGTCGAGCACTCGACAACGAGATCTCCCGCGCGATCGGCGAGGCCACCAAGTATTTCGAAGCGAAGCAGCACCGGGCTGCGGGCGACGGCGCCACCGCCGCCGACCCAACGGAAGAGGACGACCGATGACGAGCAAGAGCAAGTGGGCGCAGGCGCGCAAATGGGGGGCCGTCGCGGCCGGAGCGTTCACCGCGGCCACTGCAGCGCAGTTCGCGATCACCGGCGGCGCCATGCTGCGCGAGGTCTTCAAGTACCCGGATCCCGTCGACGACGGCCCCGACCCGGCCCTGCGGACCCCGACCCACTCGATGCGCTCGTCCGTCGTCGGCACGCCCGACGGCGCCCTGCTGCACGTGGTCGCATCCGGTGACATCGACGACTCCGACGAGATCCTCGTCCTCATCCACGGCTGGACCTGCAACACCGCGTTCTGGAACGCCCAGTTCAACCACTTCGGCGACAGCCGCCCGATCGTCGCCTACGACCAGCGCGGGCACGGGCTGTCCGAGCTCGGCCCCAATCGACCGACCGTCGACATGCTGGGGCAGGACCTCGAAGCCGTCCTCGAGGCGATGATCCCGGAGGGCAAGCGCGCCGTTCTCGTCGGTCACAGCATGGGCGGCATGACCATCATGTCGTGGGCCCAGCAGTTCGGTGCCGGCATGGAGGATCGCGTCTCGGCCATCGTCCTGTGCGCCACGGCCGCCCGCGGCGTGGTGCAGCGCCAGCACCTGATCCCCGACAACCTGCCCGCCCTCGCCAAGCCGGGCAAGAAGGTGCTGCAGCGCGTGTTCACCTCGGCACCGGTGCCGCTGCCGGTCAACGCCCTCACCGCGCGCTTCGAGCACTACGTCGCACTCGGTCCGGTGGCCCGCAAGGCGCACGTCGAGTTCTCCGACAAGATGGTCTCCGCCTGCTCCCCGAAGGCGCGCGCCGCCTGGGGTTCGGCCATGTACACCCTCGACGTCCTGTCCGGTCTCGACAAGGTGACCGTTCCGACGGCCGTCGTCGTCGGCACCGCCGACCTCCTGACCCCGCAGAAGCATGCCGACGAGATGGCGAAGGCGCTCAGCAGCCGCGGCTTCCTCCGCTCGTACAGCACCTACGAGGGTTCCGGACACATGGCGCCGTTCGAGCGGTCCGCGGAGTTCAACGAACTGCTCGACGAGGTCCTCGAGGAGCTCAGCGAGGCAACCGGCAGTTGACGAAGACCGGCTCGGGGTGCAGGTCGACACCGAACGCGTCGCGCACCCCGTCCCGGACCCGTCCCGCCAACTCCAGCAGGTCCGCGGTGGTCGCCGCCCCGCGGTTCGTCAGCGCCAGGGTGTGCTTCGTCGACAGCCGCGCGGGGGCGTCGTCGCCCGGGAAGCCCTTCGTGAAGCCCGCGCGCTCGATCAACCAGCCCGCCGACAGTTTCACGCCCGCGTCCGCGGGATAGCGGGGGACCGTCACGTCGTCGCCGACCCGCGCGACGATCCGCGCCAGGACGGCCGCCGCATCGGCCTCGGGCACGATCGGATTGGTGAAGAACGAGCCCGCACTCCAGGTGTCGTGGTCGGCGGCGTCGAGCACCATGCCCTTGCCCGCGCGCAGCGACAGCACTCGTTCGCGGACGGAGGCCGCCTCCGCGGTGCCGCCCTCGTCGACGCCGATCGCCCGGGCCAATTCGCGGTAGGCGATGGGGGCGGACACGCCGTCGGCGTTGAGCCAGAACGAGACCGCCAGCACCACGTGGGTGTCACGGCCCTTCAACTTGCTGGTGCGGTACGCCAGGTCGAGGGCCTCCGGACCCACCCAGGCGGTCTCGCCGGTCGCGCGGTCCAGCAGCCGAACGCTGCGCAGCACGTCGGCCACCTCGACACCGTACGCGCCGACGTTCTGCACGGGCGTGGTGCCCGCCGCGCCGGGAATCCCGGACAGGCATTCCAGGCCGCCGAAGCCTGCGGCGACGGTGTCGGCGACCAGCGCGTCCCAGTCGGTGCCCGCCTCGGCGGTCACGAACGGTCGGTCGCCGTCGACGCCGTATTCGATGCCGCTCGACGCGATGACCACGGCGACGCCGTCGAAACCGTCGTCGCCGATCACCAGGTTGGAGCCGCCGCCGATCAGCAGGACCGGCTCGCGACGGGAATCGAGATCGCGGATCGTCGACACCAGCGTGTCGGTGTCGTCGCAGCGGACGACGCTGCGCGCGGGCCCGCCGAGACGCAACGTGGTGAGGGAGGCCAGAACGGTGTCGGCGGAACCTGCGATCTCGTGGGAATTCGTCACACCGGTAACGGTAGCCTGACTGCTATGTCGAGCAAGTTCGAGCATTCGGTGAGCTATCCGTCGTCCGTGTCCGCGCTGTGGTCGCTGCTCAGCACCGAGCAGTACTGGCGCGATCTCATCGCCGCCACCAACGGTGACCACGGTGTGCTCGAGTCGTTCACCCTCGACGGTGACACCGTCACCGTGATCACCAAGCAGGGCGTGGGCGCCGAGAACCTGCCGTCGGTGGTCACCGCCGTCCGTCCCGGCGACCTCGAGATCCCGCGGACCAGCACGTTCACCCTCGGCGGCGCCGCCATCACCGGCCGCATGGAGGCCTCGGTCAGCGGTGCCCCGGCCACCATCTCCGGCGACATCACGATCGCAGGCGACCCGGCCGTCGCCCAGTACCTCGGCAGCGCCAACGTGGCGATCCCGTTCGTCGGCGGCAAGATCGAGAAGGCCGTCATCGAGCAGGTCGGTCACCTGCTCGATGCCGAACGCGACGCGACTGTCGATTTTCTCGGACGTTAATTCTGACGTTAGGCTGTTCCACATGGCACGACGGCTCAGCTATTCGGCCCGGTACACGCACCCGGCCGAGAAGATCTACCAGGCGCTCTCGCAGAAGAACTACTGGGAAGACCTCATGGAGGGGTTCCGTGAGCTGACGCCGATCTCCAGCGTCCGCGAGTTCGAGCAGAACGGCGACGGCATCCGCGTGGTGCTGGAGCAGACCATCACCCGCGACATGCTGCCGCCGATCGCGCAGACCGTGATGATGAAGGACATGCTCATCACCCGCATCGAGACCTACGGCGTCCTCGACGGCGAGTCGAAGCGGACCACCGGCACCTACACGGCGTCGATTCCGGCGGGCCCCGGCTCGCTGACCGGTGAGCAGGAACTGTTCCCGACCGAGACCGGCTGCACCATCCGCAAGACCACCGAGGTCAAGGTCTACATCCCGTTCGTCAACGCCAAGCTGGAACAGCTGATGCTGGTCAACCTCGTCGACCTGTTCCGCGGCGAAGCCGAGTTCACCTCCACCTGGGTGCAGGACAACATCGCATGACCCGGTCCGGCCTCAAGGCCGGACGACCTCAGGGACGGATCACCCGCGGCACCACCAACATCAACCGGTTGCGACGCGTCGACCGTGCGATGGCCGCCGACCCGCGCATCCGGGCGGCGCTCGACGTCGAACGACCGCTGGCCGTCGACCTCGGTTACGGCGGTCGCCCGAACACGGCCGTCGAGATGGCGCTCCGCCTACGCCGCGCCGTGCCGTCCCTGGAGCTCGTCGGCCTCGAGATCGATCCCGCGCGCCTCGTCGAACCGCGTGAGGGCGTCCGGTTCGCGCTCGGCGGCTTCGAGTTGGCCGGTCTGCACCCGAACCTGGTCCGCGCCTTCAACGTGCTGCGCCAGTACGACGAGAGCGAGGTCCGCGCGGCGTGGGCGCAGATGCAGGAGGCACTGGCTCCCGGCGGCCTGATCGTTGAGGGCACGTGCGATGAGATCGGTCGACGCTGCTGCTGGATCCTGCTCGACGCGACCGGCCCGCAGGAGCTGACGCTGTCGTGGTCGCCGGCCTACACCCAGCATCCGTCCGAGTTGGCGGCGCGACTCCCGAAGGCCCTCATCCACCACAACGTGGCGGGGGAGGCCATCCACGAGTTGCTCACCTGCGCGGACCGCTGCTGGGATCGGGCGGCCTCGCACGAGACCTACGGTCCGCGCGACCGCTGGCGCTACGCGCGGGCCATGATGCTCGACTCCGGCATCCGCGTGACCATCCCGCGCGGTCGTCGCGTGGACAACATGCTGTCGGTCCCGTGGGAATTGGTGTCGCCGAACTGAGCCGCCACCTCGTGCGGCAGTCGGCGCCTGTCGTCCGTACGGATGGACCTGCGAAGATGTCTCATTTCCGGCTTACGATTGCCCCATGTCCACACCTGATCGGCCCGACGGGAGCGCCTCGGGCGCAGTGCCTCCGGACCAGTACGCCGAGACGATGTCGCGCGCCGTACCCGACCACTCGGCCACGCAGTACCCGGTCTCCGGCTCCCAGAGCACACGGTTCGCGAGCACACAGTTCGCAAGCAACGAGTATCCGAGCAGTGGGTATCCGAGCGCATCGACGCCCGTCGAGTACCCGACCTTCACCTACGAGCCGCCGAACAACGGCGGCGGTTCGCGCGCGGTCCTGCTCGGTGTGGCGATCGCCTGCGTGATCGGGCTGGCGGCGGCAGCCGTCTTCGTCTGGCTCAAGGTCGCCGACAAGGGCGACGACGCACCGAGCGCAGCTCAGTCCGGCCCAACAGTCGTCGAGACCCAGCAGCCGACGACCACCGTCACCGTCCCCGTCGACCCGGAGCTCGCCGCCGGCGACTCGATCCGTACGCAGATCGAGGCCGACACCGAGTCCGTGCGGACGAGTAACAACAACCAGTGGGCGGCTCAGGTCAGCTCCAAACGTCTCGGCTTGGTCGCCGAGGGAATCACCTGGGACAACCGAGCGATCTGGTCGGAGTTCGAAGCATCCAGGTCGCGCTACCCGCAGGTGAAGCTCCTCGATTCGGGCGACTGGTCGGTGTTCTCCGAACCGGGTTGGATCGTCACGATCTCGGCGCAGAACTTCTCCAGTCCGCAATCGGCGCTGACCTGGTGCCGCAGCGTCGGGCTCGACAAGGACCACTGTTTCGCCAAGCTCGTCAGTGACAGTCGGGGGCCGGAGGGAACTACGCTCTATCAGAGGTGACCGCTGCCTCGGAGGAGACGACATGCGACTGGCGATGGCCCAGATCAGTTCCACGGACGACCCGTCGACCAACCTGGCCACGGTGGTGCAGCAGACGAGGCAGGCGGCCACCGAGGGCGCCGAGCTGATCGTCTTTCCCGAGGCGACGATGTGCCGGTTCGGCGTCTCGCTCCGGGGTATCGCGCAGCCCCTCGACGGGCCCTGGGCCACCGAGGTCGTTCGGACGGCCGACGCCGAGGGGATCGCTGTGGTCGCGGGCATGTTCACCCCATCGGATGACGGGCGCGTCTGCAACACGCTGCTCGTCGCTCGTCCGGGCGAGGAGCCCGTCGGCTACGACAAGATCCACCTGTACGACGCCTTCGGGTTCGCGGAGTCCGCGACCGTCGCTGCAGGCGCGGAACCGCTCGTCGTCGAGATCGCAGGACACCTCGTCGGGGTCGCCACCTGCTACGACATCCGGTTTCCGGCGCTCTTCACGGAGCTGTCCCGGCGGGGCTCGGAGCTGATCGTGGTGCCGACGTCGTGGGGTGCGGGCCCCGGCAAGGTGCAGCAGTGGGAGGTCCTGTCGACGGCGCGAGCCCTGGATTCGACGGCCTTCGTCGCCGCGGTCGGGCAGGCGCTGCCGACCGATCCCGCCGTCCGGGATTCTTCGGCTCCGACGGGGATAGGCCATAGCCGCCTCTCAGATCCGTTCGGTAGCGTGATCGCCGACTACGATTCCGCGGTGCAGACCGGTGTCCACGACATCGACCTGGGCCTGACACACAAGGCGCGCACGGCGCTGGCCGTCCTGGCCAACGCTCGCGAGATCCCCCGCCTGGATGGGACCACAGCTAGATGACCGACAACGAACACCCGTCGCAGCCCGACGAACCGACCGGCGACTCGACCGCACGCGACGCCGCAGACGGCACGTCGAGCGAGGTCCCCGCGACGAGTTCGCCGGAGGCCCCGGCCGTGGACGACGCCCCGAAGACGGGAGCGCACGCCGCACCC is part of the Gordonia phthalatica genome and harbors:
- a CDS encoding DUF2516 family protein; this translates as MSTAVFVLYAQHYILLAITVVSGITGAVALVHAATTRADAFTAISAQTKGIWVAILAVSTVLIWVVQATLGFGLMFFLIAITAVLVYVVDVRARIDEILGRSWFRKNA
- a CDS encoding alpha/beta fold hydrolase, coding for MTSKSKWAQARKWGAVAAGAFTAATAAQFAITGGAMLREVFKYPDPVDDGPDPALRTPTHSMRSSVVGTPDGALLHVVASGDIDDSDEILVLIHGWTCNTAFWNAQFNHFGDSRPIVAYDQRGHGLSELGPNRPTVDMLGQDLEAVLEAMIPEGKRAVLVGHSMGGMTIMSWAQQFGAGMEDRVSAIVLCATAARGVVQRQHLIPDNLPALAKPGKKVLQRVFTSAPVPLPVNALTARFEHYVALGPVARKAHVEFSDKMVSACSPKARAAWGSAMYTLDVLSGLDKVTVPTAVVVGTADLLTPQKHADEMAKALSSRGFLRSYSTYEGSGHMAPFERSAEFNELLDEVLEELSEATGS
- a CDS encoding UDP-N-acetylmuramate dehydrogenase, giving the protein MTNSHEIAGSADTVLASLTTLRLGGPARSVVRCDDTDTLVSTIRDLDSRREPVLLIGGGSNLVIGDDGFDGVAVVIASSGIEYGVDGDRPFVTAEAGTDWDALVADTVAAGFGGLECLSGIPGAAGTTPVQNVGAYGVEVADVLRSVRLLDRATGETAWVGPEALDLAYRTSKLKGRDTHVVLAVSFWLNADGVSAPIAYRELARAIGVDEGGTAEAASVRERVLSLRAGKGMVLDAADHDTWSAGSFFTNPIVPEADAAAVLARIVARVGDDVTVPRYPADAGVKLSAGWLIERAGFTKGFPGDDAPARLSTKHTLALTNRGAATTADLLELAGRVRDGVRDAFGVDLHPEPVFVNCRLPR
- a CDS encoding helix-turn-helix domain-containing protein is translated as MTSEQSNQDAPQDGATTVEAVTNAAQDIGEFIRTQRLSAKVSLRQLAERAGVSNPYLSQIERGLRKPSADVLSQIAKGLRVSAEVLYVRAGILEARPASPVRDALLADGSISERQKQMLLEIYDSFRRENAQGDDGEQQTPADEAGSAVNEVSDVLGTDSATSARD
- a CDS encoding transposase translates to MAKDYRAVDRDQQFLLPPSMREWLPADDPVWLVISLVDRLDTSGLHALRKTGGVGRRGYDPDMLLTLLIWGWAHGERSSRKLERLCHRDIAFRVICGGDPPDHATVARFRAQASPVMPALFTQVLAACAQLGMGKVGVVALDGVKIASNASMAKNRTEKSLVKAREAEVAALREKLNKAAREADAEHAANDADDDDNQSVPDELLKSDRLKRIDAALENVRALNKAAEDKQSTPIDFEALEAKRAAEDAERAEFVTQWKQEWTNGSRRVGPPPIEMRIEVAEAGVQKARDRQQAKIDRHAASGLGRPPLPVEDTKKVRDAYDRLAKACAETHAWQTRRDAERQKQREYKQRILTNRATSRPHRANTDNLGNITDPQSRPMPLRGGGWVQGYNCQAVTTSDGLIIATGVGDGPIDAPTFIPMMDKAVKAVAILTEHRPPGYEAGPAQIGTLLADAGYLAEDNLTAAGPKRLIATAKSHKLPRDTSELSPPAKNAPPIEKMTYELATQEGRALYSQRSHIAETPFGQAKHNLRFRRFTSRGIDRAASEFAFHALVNNILKAITGGHLATA
- a CDS encoding TetR/AcrR family transcriptional regulator; this encodes MANPPIPTSAARAAVNAAATLTRELEQRVLTPAVEAVTSDGRKQRWEKHKQERRAELTTGTIEAVRALGAEAGMDDIARHIGVSKTVLYRYFADKNDLAAAVTLAYVESTIMPRLIEALSGDIGDYRLVQATISVYVETVSSDPNVYRFTMARPSASRPVAADAEKIFAGALESTLETRFAARGAQTSGARTWATAMVGATTRAVEEWISSPDRTARALTDELTMMVWSSLVGIVQAGGDPEAFAANPPKLPPA
- a CDS encoding MerR family transcriptional regulator, translated to MSEYRINDLAQVSGVSVRNIRVYQDRGLLPPPTIRGRTGWYSDEHLVRLNLISRMLERGYTFATISELLHAAHYGMKVEHVLRAAPKGGRLRNIKRAATITFTELKKTLGADERAISLSQKLGLLTKDGTHYAIRNPEVLEGAEALVKGGIDIDDLLERWVRVESDLTDVARSFVSIITGQYFDENLPDLGEAKLAKIAGLIQTVRPMAHEIVETTFSRALDNEISRAIGEATKYFEAKQHRAAGDGATAADPTEEDDR
- a CDS encoding DUF445 domain-containing protein; the encoded protein is MKILATGLLLCAAAIYFVMRWLEHRDGQDVAAWVGYVRATAEAGMVGALADWFAVTALFRQPLGLPIPHTALIPRKKDQIGEQLGGFIQENFMTRDVIEGRVRALDLPRRVSTWFADPANKPRVNDEVSRVFKLWSEMLRDEDVERFIQAVLKWAAEPVWAPPAGRILEQLVAEDRLEPVIQLACDRAHDWALGSSLLIDRVVDRDGPAWAPKFVNHLVGDKIYRELTEFTYKVRSDPRHELRIAMHDFIADFAQELQHDDATIAKFEGLKDELLGRDEITGAASTAWQAGKAVIEQMLDDPESTLRTSLSDAVVQLAERIRDDEPLQAKMNGWTVRAARHVAENYSPEIISVITETVRSWDAEETSRKIELQVGRDLQFIRINGTVVGSLAGLTIYTVSVLLFS